From Centropristis striata isolate RG_2023a ecotype Rhode Island chromosome 16, C.striata_1.0, whole genome shotgun sequence, a single genomic window includes:
- the fam161b gene encoding protein FAM161B yields MPKLEKLLKDGLRSELVLQQHLKALSEALRQQLQETEKRQKEELERRIHENSLLSTNLESGDRDELKHQTTHVRMRRSTSTSALNSDKETLHLPRHSERPKSKACTLTPTRTQQCERSALCKTSQVRKEEEDEAECQRKFCAPPVPSHVAQPRYQEMMERREKERKQGNEQRRDFLLSIQKPFRFQEREVEKREKLMAIINQVSHDQKNKTATVRKPPQKDVKDSSDSELKDVELCRRVPTQTTTVRPANPTVSGSPKLRTAERTRKEKLAFLDKRPSFRPKIIQQVPDFSRLHKALQTETLRKTQSKDVTRCQPFHLRTSTLPARQSRTSAENSQEPKASNLGRSKSLGALTSLSADTLPTYITDAARKRCMAIRKSMEMRESKNQESADWLKKYQTRSQTMKKTVSLHAKLLDPHSSLKEVYNDKLQHHREADQQRMREYMRELRDMKARVSERPFLFEQVKQKNAKAHAEQTYRNKLKKAGLKELFVEENGEAVEGTISRSEEDTDENCSTENDIHSREENVDDGEKIEDVEEKSVKSKGEEMP; encoded by the exons ATGCCAAAGCTGGAGAAGTTGCTCAAAGATGGACTCAGATCAGAGTTGGTTCTCCAGCAGCACCTAAAGGCCCTGAGTGAGGCCCTcaggcagcagctgcaggagacagagaagagacagaaagaggagcTTGAGAGGAGGATCCATGAGAACTCTCTACTATCAACAAACTTGGAGTCCGGTGATAGAGATGAACTAAAACATCAGACCAC ACATGTGAGAATGAGGAGATCCACCTCTACATCTGCCCTGAACTCAGACAAAGAGACTTTGCACCTCCCCAGACACTCAGAGAGGCCTAAGTCTAAGGCCTGCACACTGACTCCTACCAGGACACAACAGTGTGAGCGGTCAGCTTTATGTAAAACATCTCAGGtgaggaaagaagaggaggatgaggctGAGTGTCAGAGGAAGTTCTGCGCTCCCCCGGTGCCCAGCCATGTGGCTCAGCCCCGCTACCAGGAGATGATGGAGcggagagagaaggaaaggaagCAGGGCAATGAGCAGAGGAGGGACTTCTTGCTCTCCATTCAAAAACCTTTCCGCTTCCAGGAGAGAGAAGTGGAGAAAAGGGAGAAGCTAATGGCAATAATAAACCAAGTCTCACATGATCAGAAAAACAAGACTGCCACTGTAAGGAAACCTCCTCAGAAAGATGTTAAAGACTCTTCAGATTCTGAGCTGAAAG ACGTGGAGCTTTGCAGGCGAGTCCCCACTCAGACGACAACAGTGCGACCTGCGAACCCTACTGTTTCAGGCAGCCCCAAACTTCGCACTGCTGAGCGCACCAGGAAAGAAAAGCTGGCCTTCCTGGATAAGAGACCCAGTTTCCGGCCAAAGATCATCCAGCAGGTCCCTGATTTCAGCAGGCTGCACAAGGCCTtacagacagagacactgagaaaaACACAGAGTAAAGATGTGACAAGATGTCAGCCCTTCCATCTGAGGACATCCACTCTCCCTGCAAGGCAAAGTAGAACGAGCGCTGAAAACTCACAG GAACCAAAAGCAAGTAATCTAGGCAGAAGCAAGTCACTCGGGGCCTTGACATCACTGTCTGCAGACACTCTCCCCACATACATCACAGATGCTGCAAGGAAGCGCTGTATGGCCATCAG AAAGTCAATGGAGATGAGGGAGAGCAAGAATCAAGAGAGCGCTGACTGGTTGAAGAAGTACCAAACGAGGTCCCAGACTATGAAGAAGACTGTATCACTCCATGCAAAGTTGCTGGATCCACACAGCAGCTTGAAAGAAGTGTATAATGACAAACTACAGCACCATCG GGAGGCTGACCAACAAAGGATGAGAGAGTACATGAGGGAGTTACGGGATATGAAGGCACGAGTTAGTGAACGCCCCTTCTTGTTCGAACAGGTGAAACAG AAAAATGCAAAGGCTCACGCAGAGCAGACATACAGGAATAAGCTAAAGAAAGCCGGCTTGAAAGAGCTATTTGTAGAAGAAAATGGGGAAGCAGTTGAAGGAACAATATCCAGATCTGAGGAGGATACAGATGAGAACTGCAGCACTGAGAACGACATTCACAGCAG GGAAGAAAATGTAGACGACGGGGAGAAAATTGAAGATGTGGAAGAGAAGAGCGTGAAGTCCAAAGGGGAAGAAATGCCATGA
- the ngb gene encoding neuroglobin isoform X1 — MNNIPSAGERAYQEANGKGREIAAASVTDKSVAELVSLTAPWGWGKREQVHQSVRQGCCLHTHKHTHTDTHTQRQTPQPGFTRRGSERRLTSRRGVVCFPSRRTCLVFTACGRMEKLSGKDKELIRGSWESLGKNKVPHGVIMFSRLFELDPALLTLFHYTTNCGSTQDCLSSPEFLEHVTKVMLVIDAAVSHLDDLHSLEDFLLNLGRKHQAVGVNTQSFAVVGESLLYMLQCSLGQAYTAPLRQAWLNMYSIVVAAMSRGWAKNGEDKAD, encoded by the exons ATGAATAATATCCCCAGTGCTGGAGAGAGAGCATATCAAGAGGCAAACGGGAAGGGGAGAGAGATAGCAGCAGCCAGTGTGACAGATAAGAGCGTGGCAGAACTTGTCTCCCTGACTGCACCGTGGGGCTGGGGAAAGAGAGAGCAAGTGCACCAGAGTGTCAGGCAAGGCtgctgcctgcacacacacaaacacactcacacagacacacacactcaaagacAGACCCCTCAGCCCGGCTTCACCAGAAGAGGTTCAGAGAGAAGACTGACCTCAAGAAG AGGAGTTGTGTGTTTCCCCTCTAGAAGAACTTGCCTCGTGTTTACAGCCTGCGGGAGGATGGAGAAGCTGTCAGGGAAAGACAAGGAGCTGATACGAGGCAGCTGGGAGAGCCTGGGCAAGAACAAAGTTCCTCATGGTGTCATCATGTTTTCCAG ACTGTTTGAACTGGACCCGGCGCTCCTCACTCTTTTCCACTACACCACAAACTGTGGCTCCACACAAGACTGCCTCTCCAGCCCAGAGTTCCTGGAACATGTCACCAAG GTGATGCTGGTGATCGATGCAGCTGTCAGCCACCTGGACGACCTTCACTCGTTGGAGGACTTTCTGCTCAACCTCGGGAGGAAGCATCAGGCAGTGGGAGTCAACACACAGTCATTTGCT GTGGTGGGTGAATCCCTTCTCTACATGCTGCAGTGCAGCTTGGGCCAGGCCTACACGGCACCGCTGCGTCAAGCCTGGCTCAACATGTACAGCATCGTGGTAGCAGCCATGAGCCGAGGATGGGCCAAGAATGGCGAGGACAAGGCGGACTGA
- the ngb gene encoding neuroglobin isoform X2, with amino-acid sequence MEKLSGKDKELIRGSWESLGKNKVPHGVIMFSRLFELDPALLTLFHYTTNCGSTQDCLSSPEFLEHVTKVMLVIDAAVSHLDDLHSLEDFLLNLGRKHQAVGVNTQSFAVVGESLLYMLQCSLGQAYTAPLRQAWLNMYSIVVAAMSRGWAKNGEDKAD; translated from the exons ATGGAGAAGCTGTCAGGGAAAGACAAGGAGCTGATACGAGGCAGCTGGGAGAGCCTGGGCAAGAACAAAGTTCCTCATGGTGTCATCATGTTTTCCAG ACTGTTTGAACTGGACCCGGCGCTCCTCACTCTTTTCCACTACACCACAAACTGTGGCTCCACACAAGACTGCCTCTCCAGCCCAGAGTTCCTGGAACATGTCACCAAG GTGATGCTGGTGATCGATGCAGCTGTCAGCCACCTGGACGACCTTCACTCGTTGGAGGACTTTCTGCTCAACCTCGGGAGGAAGCATCAGGCAGTGGGAGTCAACACACAGTCATTTGCT GTGGTGGGTGAATCCCTTCTCTACATGCTGCAGTGCAGCTTGGGCCAGGCCTACACGGCACCGCTGCGTCAAGCCTGGCTCAACATGTACAGCATCGTGGTAGCAGCCATGAGCCGAGGATGGGCCAAGAATGGCGAGGACAAGGCGGACTGA